From one Lycium ferocissimum isolate CSIRO_LF1 chromosome 5, AGI_CSIRO_Lferr_CH_V1, whole genome shotgun sequence genomic stretch:
- the LOC132055714 gene encoding probable LRR receptor-like serine/threonine-protein kinase At1g74360, translated as MSEEESDILLPVVLFHFLLIITTVCGDTLETDKQVLLSFKTFLEEQNPINKGYSHTKWDSSDLSPCNWPGILCDDGVNRVIQINLSGDNLAGKMFHNFSAMTELTHIDLSMNTIGGSIPADLGKCQNLRFLNLSHNIIDGELNLTGLNKLQVLDLTMNRIHGEISLTFPGICDSLVVANISNNNFTGEIGSTFDQCWNLKYLDLSYNNLTGELSVGFDKLKEFSVSKNKCTGSLPSSFFTPNCTLQALDLSENEFVGGLPKEISNCKNLEDLNLSGNNFSGPIPKEIGSVMSLQALYLGSNNISREIPETLSGLSNLVFLDLSRNNFRGEIQEIFGRFTRVRFLLLHGNSYTGGIVSSGIPNLVNLSRLDLSDNQFFGPLPVELHKMKGLKFLILAYNQFNGSIPSVYGDIPTLQALDLSSNKLTGVIPPSLGKLNSLLWLMLANNSLTGRIPPELGNCSSLLWLNLANNHLSGPIPPQLARIGSNPMPTFLSNRAKDKVTAGSGECFAMKRWIPADYPPFSFVYPLLTRKNCRSLWDKLLKGYGLFPVCEPSSNVRSNQISGYLQLSNNKFSGRIPPEIGSLQNFSMLHLGVNEFAGTLPSQIGQMQLVVLNVSQNRIAGEIPRQIGYIKCLQILDLSYNNFSGLFPASFSNLTDLSKFNVSFNPYIYGTIPESGQLATFEKSSYLGDPLLRLPSFIDNSTNNAINKGGGFKRPTKVGIILVFLALVLAFLVCGLMTLIVCLILKSPIDTPGYLLEDLKGRHDVASSSGASSPWLSNDVKVIRLDRTSFTHSDILKATGRFSNDRIIGKGGFGTVYRGVLPDGRQVAVKKLQREGIEGEREFRAEMEVLSGNDFGWHPNLVTLYGWCLNGSEKLLVYEYMGGGSLDDIITDRTKFTWKKRINVAIDVARALVFLHHECYPCIVHRDVKASNVLLDKDGRARVTDFGLARVMDAGDSHVSTMVAGTIGYVAPEYGQTWQATTKGDVYSYGVLAMELATGRRAVDGGEECLVEWAKRVMGDGRQGFTRAIIPVSLLVSGLAEGAEELCELLKIGIRCTADIPHARPNMKEVLDMLIAISRRQRSGSSRSNSPSF; from the exons ATGTCAGAAGAGGAATCTGATATTCTTCTTCCTGTTGTATTATTCCACTTCTTGCTTATAATCACTACAG TTTGCGGAGACACCCTCGAGACTGACAAGCAAGTGTTGCTGAGTTTCAAGACGTTTCTTGAGGAGCAAAATCCAATTAATAAAGGATACAGTCACACAAAATGGGATTCCTCGGACTTATCTCCGTGCAACTGGCCTGGAATTTTATGTGATGATGGTGTTAATCgagtcattcaaatcaacctCTCTGGTGACAATTTGGCTGGAAAAATGTTTCATAATTTCTCTGCCATGACAGAGTTGACACATATTGACCTGTCCATGAATACAATTGGAGGGTCCATTCCTGCAGACTTAGGAAAATGTCAAAATCtgagatttttgaatttgtCACACAATATTATTGATGGGGAGCTGAATTTGACTGGGCTGAACAAGTTGCAAGTTCTTGATTTGACCATGAACAGGATTCATGGTGAGATCAGTTTAACTTTCCCGGGGATTTGTGACAGTTTGGTGGTTGCAAATATTTCGAATAATAATTTCACTGGGGAGATTGGAAGCACCTTTGATCAGTGCTGGAATTTGAAGTATCTTGATTTGAGCTACAATAACTTGACTGGAGAGTTGTCAGTTGGTTTTGATAAGCTGAAGGAGTTTTCGGTATCTAAAAACAAGTGTACTGGCTCTCTACCTTCGTCGTTTTTCACTCCAAACTGCACCTTGCAGGCTTTGGATTTATCAGAAAACGAATTCGTTGGAGGATTGCCTAAGGAGATATCGAATTGTAAGAACTTGGAAGACTTGAATTTGTCTGGAAACAACTTTTCAGGGCCAATTCCTAAGGAAATTGGATCAGTTATGAGTCTTCAAGCACTTTACCTGGGAAGCAACAATATTTCAAGGGAAATTCCAGAGACTTTATCAGGTTTAAGCAACTTGGTGTTTCTTGATCTCAGTAGAAACAACTTCAGAGGAGAAATACAAGAAATTTTCGGGCGATTTACACGGGTAAGGTTTCTTCTGTTGCATGGTAACTCTTATACTGGAGGCATAGTTTCCTCTGGAATTCCCAACTTAGTGAACCTTTCCCGGTTGGACTTGAGCGATAACCAGTTCTTCGGTCCATTGCCAGTTGAACTTCACAAGATGAAAGGCTTGAAGTTTCTGATTCTTGCATACAACCAGTTTAATGGAAGTATACCATCTGTATACGGTGATATACCGACACTTCAGGCCCTTGATCTTTCCTCTAATAAGTTAACTGGCGTGATACCACCAAGTTTAGGGAAGTTAAACTCACTTTTGTGGTTGATGCTTGCTAACAATTCACTGACTGGTAGAATCCCACCCGAGTTGGGAAATTGCAGTAGCTTATTATGGTTGAATCTTGCAAACAATCATCTCTCCGGGCCAATTCCACCTCAGTTAGCAAGAATTGGCTCCAATCCTATGCCTACTTTCTTGTCGAATAGGGCCAAGGATAAAGTCACCGCTGGCTCAGGTGAGTGCTTCGCGATGAAGAGGTGGATACCAGCTGATTATCCTCCATTTAGTTTTGTATATCCTCTTCTTACCAGGAAGAATTGTAGAAGCCTGTGGGATAAATTGCTTAAAGGGTATGGTTTATTTCCAGTGTGTGAACCGAGCAGTAATGTTCGTTCGAATCAGATATCAGGCTATCTTCAACTTAGCAACAACAAGTTTTCTGGTAGGATCCCTCCTGAAATTGGCAGCCTGCAGAATTTCAGTATGCTTCATTTAGGTGTAAATGAATTCGCTGGCACGCTCCCTTCACAGATTGGACAAATGCAACTAGTAGTCCTTAATGTTTCACAGAACAGAATAGCTGGTGAAATTCCAAGGCAAATTGGCTACATTAAGTGCTTACAGATTCTTGATCTGTCCTACAACAATTTCTCTGGTCTATTCCCAGCTAGCTTTAGTAACTTGACTGATCTGAGCAAGTTCAATGTCTCTTTCAACCCGTACATCTATGGTACCATACCAGAAAGTGGGCAATTAGCCACATTTGAGAAGTCATCATATCTTGGCGATCCATTGCTTCGCCTTCCATCTTTCATTGACAACTCTACGAATAATGCAATAAACAAAGGTGGAGGTTTCAAAAGGCCTACAAAAGTCGGTATAATTTTGGTATTCTTGGCTCTGGTACTGGCTTTCCTAGTTTGTGGACTTATGACACTCATTGTCTGCCTCATCCTAAAATCTCCAATAGATACACCAGGATATTTATTGGAGGATTTAAAGGGCCGACATGATGTGGCATCGAGTTCAGGTGCATCCTCACCGTGGTTGTCTAATGATGTTAAGGTTATCCGTTTGGACAGAACAAGCTTCACACATTCTGATATATTGAAGGCCACAGGCAGATTCTCGAATGATAGAATTATAGGTAAAGGAGGATTTGGGACAGTTTATCGCGGAGTCTTGCCTGATGGAAGGCAAGTGGCAGTGAAAAAGCTACAAAGGGAAGGAATTGAAGGGGAAAGAGAATTCCGAGCTGAAATGGAAGTACTAAGTGGCAACGACTTTGGTTGGCATCCGAATCTCGTAACACTTTATGGTTGGTGCCTTAATGGATCAGAGAAATTGTTAGTCTATGAATACATGGGAGGTGGAAGCTTAGATgacattatcacagatagaacCAAATTCACATGGAAGAAAAGAATCAACGTGGCAATTGATGTGGCACGTGCGTTAGTCTTCTTACACCACGAGTGCTACCCTTGTATTGTCCACAGAGACGTTAAGGCTAGCAACGTGCTACTAGACAAAGACGGAAGGGCAAGAGTCACGGATTTTGGCCTAGCTAGGGTTATGGATGCTGGAGATAGTCATGTTAGCACAATGGTTGCTGGTACAATCGGGTACGTTGCACCAGAATATGGACAGACGTGGCAGGCTACAACAAAAGGTGACGTTTACAGTTATGGTGTGCTAGCAATGGAGTTAGCCACAGGGAGACGGGCAGTAGATGGAGGCGAGGAATGTTTAGTTGAATGGGCCAAGCGAGTGATGGGAGACGGAAGGCAAGGATTTACTAGAGCCATAATACCagtttctcttttggtatcTGGTCTAGCTGAGGGAGCAGAGgaattgtgtgaattgcttaaaatAGGAATAAGGTGCACTGCTGATATTCCTCATGCTAGGCCTAATATGAAGGAAGTATTGGATATGTTGATTGCCATTTCTCGCAGACAAAGATCAGGATCCAGTCGTAGCAATTCTCCTTCATTTTGA